A single genomic interval of Arachis duranensis cultivar V14167 chromosome 7, aradu.V14167.gnm2.J7QH, whole genome shotgun sequence harbors:
- the LOC107496967 gene encoding uncharacterized protein LOC107496967 yields the protein MNPFLSPPPSATEPFQSFTQRRRTFRPSTSSQTAPANTIVAEPAPPASPPTASFLASRRQHHPATHSIVSGLAETRIAAAIESSQIRSLQFSRSSSSINHATMATNDSNRVGLVISTTESIRVFLSGASQDPNLSHHLRHTSADLLSQSELSYEPLRSVWMASDPSTRPELTQLFSGTRFVFSSPKPRQKSEELKSRLKKLQDLAERKAYQELVKDIAPKKEVEEPFSSYKDQLGFGLHVVVTMFTGYLVGYAAFRALFNHSPAMNAAGGILGLVVAMLVETFLFIIRSSNLDASKTRSSQTPKSAFSASSLKKNQ from the exons ATGAACCCCTTCCTCTCACCACCTCCCAGCGCCACCGAACCCTTCCAGTCTTTCACACAGCGCCGCCGAACCTTTCGTCCCAGCACCTCCTCGCAGACAGCACCAGCCAACACCATCGTCGCAGAGCCAGCACCACCCGCGTCACCACCCACAGCATCGTTTCTGGCCTCGCGGAGACAGCACCACCCAGCCACCCACAGCATCGTTTCTGGCCTCGCGGAGACACGGATAGCAGCCGCCATCGAGTCAAGTCAGATAAGGAGCCTCCAATTTAG taggagcagcagcAGCATCAACCACGCAACAATGGCTACCAATGATTCAAACCGGGTCGGATTAGTAATATCCACCACCGAATCAATTAGGGTTTTCCTCTCTGGAGCCTCTCAAGACCCTAATCTCTCCCACCACCTCCGACACACATCCGCTGATCTTCTCTCCCAATCTGAGCTTTCATACGAGCCTCTCCGCTCTGTCTGGATGGCCTCTGATCCATCCACCCGACCCGAATTGACCCAACTCTTCTCCGGCACGCGATTCGTCTTCTCTAGCCCGAAGCCCAGGCAGAAG AGTGAAGAATTGAAGTCAAGGCTGAAAAAGTTGCAAGACTTGGCTGAAAGGAAAGCTTATCAAGAGCTAGTGAAGGACATTGCACCAAAGAAGGAAGTTGAGGAACCATTCTCTTCTTACAAGGACCAGTTAGGATTTG GATTACATGTGGTGGTTACCATGTTTACTGGCTATCTAGTTGGTTATGCTGCATTTAGAGCATTGTTTAATCACAGTCCTGCCATG AATGCTGCTGGAGGAATTCTTGGGTTGGTGGTGGCCATGCTTGTTGAGACTTTCCTTTTCATTATTAGAAGTTCTAATCTGGATGCCAGTAAAACAAGGTCCAGTCAAACACCGAAATCAGCCTTTTCCGCATCCAGTCTCAAGAAAAACCAGTAG